AGAACCGCCCGATGCGGAACTCGCGCTCTGCCAGCACTTCCTGCACTTGCAGCAACCGCAGCTTCGCTTCCGCCGCCAGCTTCGGGTCGGCGTCGGGGAACTGCCGCAGGAACTCCTTGTACTCATCCTCGGCGCGCTTGGCGTGCGTGTAGTCGCGATCCGGCTTCGCCATCTGCCGGTAGTGGATGTTCGCCACCTTCAGCTGCGCTTCCGCCGCTTCCGGCATGTTGGGGAAGAAGGTGATGAAGTCCTTGTACTCGATCTCCGCCTGCGCCAGCCCGGTCGACCCGCCTTCCGCGTACCACGAATCGCCCACCGACAGCTTGGCGCGCGCGATGTACTCCGAATCCGGGTAGGTGTTGATCAGTGTCTGCAGCGACAGCCGCGCGATGTCGAACTTGCGGCCCTTCATCGCTTCCATCGCCCGGTCGTACAGCACCTTGTCCGGCTGCTTCGAGTTGATGTCGGCGATCGGGTTCGAGACCTTGCCGCGGTGGCAGCCGGTCGCCAGCAGCGCGATGGCCGCCAGCAGGACGAGGGTCAATAATTTCCTAACCATGAAACCTCTGGGAGTTCTGGCTGACAGGGGTGCAGCCCGGTGACTCAAATCAAGAATCAAAAATCGTAAATCAAAAATCCCTAGACTCTTTGCAGCGTGGCTTCTTTGCCCGCCGCCAGCAACTTCTCCACGTTCTTCTTCGCGTCGCCCTTGCCGAACACCGCGTTCCCGGCGACCAGGATCTCCGCCCCCGCTCGCACGATCTCGCCGATGGTGTCCAGCCCGACTCCGCCGTCCACCTCGATGCGGAAATTCAAACCGCGCGCCGCACGCAGCGCCACCAGCTTCTTGATCTTCGCCAGCGATCCCGGGATGAACTTCTGCCCGCCGAACCCCGGGTTCACCGACATCACCAGCACGTAGTCCACCAGGTCGAGCACCTCGGTGAGCGTCTCGGCCGGCGTCCCCGGGTTGATGACCACCCCCGTCTGCGCGCCCTTCTCCCTGATTAGATTGAGGGAGCGGTGCAGATGGCGACATGCTTCCTGGTGCACCGAGATCCAGTCCGCCCCCGCCTCGATGAACGCCCCCACGTACTTGTCGGGGTCCTCGATCATCAGGT
The Terriglobales bacterium genome window above contains:
- a CDS encoding ribulose-phosphate 3-epimerase, which codes for LMIEDPDKYVGAFIEAGADWISVHQEACRHLHRSLNLIREKGAQTGVVINPGTPAETLTEVLDLVDYVLVMSVNPGFGGQKFIPGSLAKIKKLVALRAARGLNFRIEVDGGVGLDTIGEIVRAGAEILVAGNAVFGKGDAKKNVEKLLAAGKEATLQRV